The genome window CGCAGCGGCCGCATTATCTCCAGCACCGATCCGACCCGTCCGGTCGGCGATGTACTGGAAATCGCGCCGGAACTGTTGGCGATGGAAAACGGCAGCAGCACCTCTCGTATCGTGATCCATGACGGTCATTACGCCATCCTCGGTTGCACGGTATCGCATGGCTATCGCGAGTTCAAGACTTCGGATGGGTATCGCGAAGATGTGTTGGCGGTGGTTTACAAATCCTTCGGTGAAGAACGGCAAAAACTCAATAACGGCAACAATGTCGATACCACGCTGGAAGTCGACATCAATGCGGTGCCGGGCCGTGAATTCGCCACCTTCTTTATCGATGGTTCGCTGTTTGCGATTGCCGCCGAACATGCAGAAGAAGCCTTGCCGGCTTCGGCCGTATCACCGGTCTCGATGGGCGGTCGTGCGGAACGCATAGGCATACTCGGGCTGCATCATGACAATGAAGCCAAACGTTTCGTCTGGGTCTTTGACCTGGGCCACCTGATGCGCGGCTATCGTTCCGAGATAGACAGCAGCAGCCAGGTCATCATCGTCAGGCGTGGCTCACAAAGCATAGGTTTGCTGGTCAGCGAATTGCACGGCGTGCCGGAATTCCAGGAGTCGCAAATCACGCCGACGCCATTAGCCAGCCCGAGCGATGGCATGCTGGTGACAGAAGTCATCCAGGCCAATGGTGGCCGTTTGCTGATCCAGGCAATCAATGTCGATCATTTGTTCGCCTTGCTGAACGACGAAGAAATCCCGATGCCGGCAGCAGCCGGTGCGGAACCCATGAAAATCGCCGCATAAGTTTGAAAGAAATCAGTCTGAAAGATGGATGGGCGCGGATATCGCCAGAGAGGCAAGCCCATCCATTTGTAAATTTATCGGCCAATAATTGCGCGCCTCTTTTCACAATCGCCCGGCTCGCGTTATGATGCGATATCCGCTTTTGGACTATCTCTGTTGTGTGACTCTAAATGACACTGCGCATCATCGCTACCGGCGGTACTTTCGATAAGCATTACGATGAAATTACCGGTCAGTTGAATTTCAGTCATGGTCACCTGCCGCAGGTCATCAAGCGTGCCCGCATCACGGTGCCGCTACAGCTGGAACAACTCCCCTTCCTCGACTCGCTGGATATGCACGATGCGGATCGCCAGCGCATTGCAGCATCCTGCCTGCGCGCCGATGAAACCAGTATTGTCGTGGTTCACGGCACCGACACCATGCGTGAAACCGCCG of Janthinobacterium sp. Marseille contains these proteins:
- a CDS encoding asparaginase domain-containing protein is translated as MTLRIIATGGTFDKHYDEITGQLNFSHGHLPQVIKRARITVPLQLEQLPFLDSLDMHDADRQRIAASCLRADETSIVVVHGTDTMRETAEVLGAAQLPKTIVLTGAMIPYEVKNSDALFNFGFACGIAQALPHGVYIAMNAQIFTWNNVRKNRSAGVFEKI